CCGTTCCGTGCTCGGGTGGCATCGCCCTGTTCGATGTGATGCTCGCGCCGCTGGTCCATCGCCTCACGCACCTGCTGGCCGAAGCCGGCCGGCGCAAGGTCGGCCGTTTCGCCATGGACCAATCGCCGGTCCAGCCATGTCGTGCCGTCCGATCCGATCTGCTTGCCTAGATCGACCGGGGAAAGGATGCGAACGCTGGCCTGCCGGTCACGGCCGGCGTCATAGGCGGCGGCGCGGCTGACCAGATCATCGGGGATGCGCCATTGGTCGGCGTCGATCCTCTCGACGATCCCGGCGCGGCGCAATGCCTCCAGTCGCCGGACATGGGCATCGACATAGCCCTCATAATCGCCGCCCGGAACGCGGCCCTCGAACTTCGCCTGCTCCAGATGGCGGCTCGGACGATAGATGCCGTCCTCGGTGATGGCGGCAATGGCGCGTTCGGACGGTCGGGCGGTCGCCTCGGCCGGGCCGATCTGGACGACGCTGCAAACGCGGGCGTCCTCCAGCCGCTCGGGCGCGATGCCTGCGATGTGGTGCGTCCTGCCGTCGATCCCGTCCACCACAATGGTCAGGTTCTCGCCCAGCTCGTCCGACAGGTGCTTGTCCACGACGCGGCCGACGATGGGTGTCTCTGGCGCTCCGTCATGGATTTGAAAGCTCATGGGATCGCGTTCGCCTCCCTGCGGGCCGAGCGCCTTCTGCATGGTGCGGATAATGTCGCCGCGCTCGCCCAACTCGCGCAGGGCCGGCTCCATGTCCTTGCTCAACTCCCAAACGCCGGGCGCGTGCTCGGTCGCCAGTCCCATCTTCTCCAGCTTGGCGAGACGGCGCAGGCGTAAGGTGCGCTCGAACTGGCGGCGCGGTGCGGCCGGTTCATGGCGCAGGTCGAGGAACCGGGCATCGGCTTCCTCGGCCATGGCGCGGTCAATCCGGGTGAAACGGTCCTGGTCTATCTCGGCCGACAGCTTGCGGGTCTGCTCGATTTCGGTGACGGGGCCGAGTTCCAGACTGGCAAGCTCGCTGGCGCGCTCCCGTAGGCCGTTGGCGAGGTAGTCGCCATTGATGATTAGATCCTCGCCCATCTCGTCGCGGCCGTTGACGATGACATGCACATGGGGATGGCCGGTGTTGTAGTGGTTGACGGCGACCCAATCGAGTTTCGTGCCGAGGTCGGCTTCCACCTGCTTCATGAAATCGCGGGTGTAGGCCGTGAGGTCCGATAGCTCCGCGCCATCCTCGGGCGAGACGATGAATCTGAACTGGTGGCGGTCGTCCTTGCCGCGATCAAGGAAGGCGTCGCCATCGGCGCGGTCCTCGGTCGCCGAATAGAGCCGGCCCCGCTCGCCGTCGCGTGACGTGCCGTCGCGCTGGACATAGCGCAGATGCGCGCGGGCGCGTGCGCCCTTCCACGCGGCCCGAACGCTGCGCTGCTTGACGATCACGCGGCGGCTGCCGGGCTGGCGATGATGCCATTGGCCGGAGATGTTCCGAGCGCGCACGAAGCTCGCGCCCCGGCCGCGCTTCACGCCCTTGCCGCTGGCGACCACGGCACGGGACCGCCCCGGCGATGACGGGCGAGCGGATGACGGCATGGAAGGATCGCGGGAGGCTGCTGCCTGATGCTGCCGGGTGATCTTCTTGACCTGCGTGAAAAAGCTCTTGGTCTTGCCGGCCTTCGGTGTGTCGGATCGGATACGGCCCGGCTTCGGACGGAAGCGGTTTTCATCGTCGGCGCTCATGGGCGCGACTCCTGATAAAACCACCGAAAAACGGCTGATATGGGCCTATGGTGCCGCTCGAAACCCAGCAAAGCCAAGGCTTTGTGCGAAATCGCGGCACGCGACCCCTCAAAACCATGGTGCCGGAACCGGCCACCTAACCAGTGTGCAGACAACAACAATTTCCAGAAGCGGCCCGATATGGTGCCGTCTTCTTTAATCTTGCCCTCCGCCCTTTCTGTCTTTTCTGCCCCTCCTGCCGGGAATCCTGCCGGGCGCAAACCTGCCCGACCGGATGCCGAAACCAGCGCCGCCGAGCGCGGGAACGCCGCCCTCATGGCGTTCCCCCGTCGCTGGCGCTCGCCACGAAAATGCTGCCGTCCTGCGGCTCCGCACGGGCGGGGTCGCGCGCCGGAACGGCAGCGCGGCCGTCGCTGGATTGCGCCTCGGACGGCGGCGCGGCGGCACCCCGCGTGTCGGCCGGGCGCATGACGAATAGCGGTGCCTCGCGCCAATCGGGCGGCGGTGCCGGTGGTTGCAACGGCGCATCCGATGGAGCCGCGCCGCCAAGGATCGGGGCGAGCGCGGCGACATAGGCGCGTGTCTCGGCGGGAAGCGGTCGGCCCGTCGCGTGGTGCTCGTCGTAGCGGCCGGGACCGGCATTGTAGGCCGCAAGCATCGCGCCGACATTGCCGTAGCGGTCGAACATCTCGCGCAGATAGGCCGTGCCTGCCATGATGTTGTCGCGCGGGTCGTAGGGATCACGGCCGAGGCCATGGCGGACGCGCAGGCCCGCCCATGTGTCGGGCATCACCTGCATCAATCCCATGGCCCCGGCCGACGAAATCGCGCGCACGTCGCCCGCGCTCTCGGCGCGCAGCACCGCGCGAATCCAGTGCTCGGGGATGCCGAAACGCTGCGACGCCTCGGCGATGTGCGCCGCATAGGGATGGGCGGCGGCCGGGCGCTCGACCGACGCGGATTGCGCGACAGCGACGCCCGATCCGATGCAGACGGAAAGCGCCCCCGCCAGCAGCAGGACGGCATAATGCCATGCCGGCCTGTCTCCGCTTCGCCGCCAGCCTGCCAGCGTGCTCGCTGCGGTCAAGGGCAAGGCGCAAGCGCCGGCCGATGGCCGCCCCTGACCTTCGCTGCGCGCGCCGGCCGTCTGGTCGCCGAGCGGGACGAAGGGATGAGACGGCTTTTCCGCGAACAAAGGGATGCCGATCTTTGACCGGATGACGGGCCGGACGCGCGCGGCCGTCATTCCTCATCCTCGATCTTCCGGGCGTGCTTCCAACGCAGGGTCC
The Paracoccus alcaliphilus DNA segment above includes these coding regions:
- a CDS encoding DUF3363 domain-containing protein, with amino-acid sequence MGEDLIINGDYLANGLRERASELASLELGPVTEIEQTRKLSAEIDQDRFTRIDRAMAEEADARFLDLRHEPAAPRRQFERTLRLRRLAKLEKMGLATEHAPGVWELSKDMEPALRELGERGDIIRTMQKALGPQGGERDPMSFQIHDGAPETPIVGRVVDKHLSDELGENLTIVVDGIDGRTHHIAGIAPERLEDARVCSVVQIGPAEATARPSERAIAAITEDGIYRPSRHLEQAKFEGRVPGGDYEGYVDAHVRRLEALRRAGIVERIDADQWRIPDDLVSRAAAYDAGRDRQASVRILSPVDLGKQIGSDGTTWLDRRLVHGETADLAPAGFGQQVREAMDQRREHHIEQGDATRARNGRIFYRRSLLATLREREVARIGAEMAEGKGLPFRAATDGENVSGKFTGTVQLSSGKFAVVEKSHEFTLVPWRPVIDRQLGREITGVVQGGSVSWQLGRRHDLGL
- a CDS encoding lytic transglycosylase domain-containing protein translates to MAGWRRSGDRPAWHYAVLLLAGALSVCIGSGVAVAQSASVERPAAAHPYAAHIAEASQRFGIPEHWIRAVLRAESAGDVRAISSAGAMGLMQVMPDTWAGLRVRHGLGRDPYDPRDNIMAGTAYLREMFDRYGNVGAMLAAYNAGPGRYDEHHATGRPLPAETRAYVAALAPILGGAAPSDAPLQPPAPPPDWREAPLFVMRPADTRGAAAPPSEAQSSDGRAAVPARDPARAEPQDGSIFVASASDGGTP